From Staphylococcus delphini, one genomic window encodes:
- the qoxA gene encoding cytochrome aa3 quinol oxidase subunit II, whose amino-acid sequence MSKLKSLLLAFGTLFLLAGCSDVEVLNAKGPMASDQRFLIIYSIIFMVAIVVVVLILFAIFTYKYRYNNTRESGKVHHNALLETVWFLIPVIILIALMIPTVKALYQYEEPPKSEDDPIVIYAVSGGYKWFFAYPDEKIETVNHLKIPTDRPVTFKLQAMDTMTSFWVPQLGGQKYAMTAMTMEWTYEAHEEGTYRGRNSNFNGEGFSRHTFNVEAVSQKEYDAWVKESQSKKQLDQDTFDKQLLPITENKELTFSGTHMAFVDPAADPEYIFYAYDRFNYTPKDHNFYDDKEGVLSEPNKPARKTQITNANYERHGMKAAILKNDQPFDNEFKNEQKHTMDEMESMHEGAKDAEAHKDHKSGGGH is encoded by the coding sequence GTGTCAAAATTAAAGTCTTTGCTTCTTGCATTTGGAACATTGTTTTTGCTTGCGGGCTGTTCTGATGTAGAAGTTTTAAACGCAAAAGGGCCAATGGCCAGCGACCAAAGGTTTTTGATTATTTATTCAATCATCTTCATGGTTGCCATTGTTGTTGTCGTACTTATTTTATTCGCGATATTCACTTATAAATACCGCTATAATAATACGCGCGAATCTGGTAAGGTGCATCACAACGCACTTCTTGAAACAGTTTGGTTCTTAATCCCTGTAATTATCTTAATTGCATTGATGATCCCAACTGTTAAAGCCTTATATCAATATGAGGAGCCACCTAAATCTGAAGATGACCCTATCGTCATTTATGCAGTAAGTGGTGGATACAAATGGTTCTTCGCTTATCCGGATGAAAAAATTGAGACGGTTAACCATCTTAAAATTCCAACTGATCGTCCAGTGACATTCAAACTTCAAGCGATGGATACAATGACAAGTTTCTGGGTTCCACAACTAGGTGGTCAAAAATACGCAATGACTGCGATGACTATGGAGTGGACTTACGAAGCACATGAAGAAGGTACATATCGTGGCCGTAACTCAAACTTCAACGGTGAAGGTTTCTCACGTCACACATTTAACGTTGAAGCTGTGAGCCAAAAAGAGTATGATGCTTGGGTTAAAGAATCACAATCTAAGAAACAACTCGACCAGGATACATTTGATAAGCAACTTCTTCCTATCACAGAAAACAAAGAATTAACATTCAGTGGTACACACATGGCATTTGTTGATCCGGCAGCTGATCCAGAATACATCTTCTACGCTTATGATCGATTTAACTATACGCCAAAAGACCACAACTTCTATGATGATAAAGAAGGTGTCTTAAGCGAACCGAATAAGCCAGCTCGTAAAACACAAATTACGAATGCCAACTACGAACGTCATGGTATGAAAGCAGCAATTCTTAAGAACGATCAACCGTTTGATAACGAGTTCAAAAATGAGCAAAAACATACTATGGACGAAATGGAATCAATGCATGAAGGTGCCAAAGACGCTGAGGCACACAAAGATCATAAAAGTGGAGGTGGACATTAA
- a CDS encoding DUF5011 domain-containing protein, with amino-acid sequence MNKILQSLSALGVSATLVSPNLNAEATTNNVPSIKGVEDLVIKVGEDYNPCDGVKAYDKEDGDLTDKIKVNGHIDTTKQGIYTLQYEVTDSDGAIETSSRTIKVVDAPLNE; translated from the coding sequence ATGAACAAAATACTTCAATCTTTATCAGCACTGGGTGTATCGGCGACACTCGTTTCACCTAATCTTAATGCAGAGGCAACAACGAATAATGTTCCCTCTATTAAAGGTGTAGAGGATTTAGTCATCAAAGTCGGCGAGGACTACAATCCTTGTGATGGTGTCAAAGCATACGATAAAGAAGACGGTGACTTAACTGATAAAATTAAGGTCAATGGGCATATTGATACAACAAAACAAGGTATTTATACATTACAATATGAAGTCACTGATTCTGATGGTGCTATCGAAACGTCATCCCGTACCATTAAAGTTGTAGACGCCCCGCTTAACGAGTAG